In the Kribbella sp. NBC_00482 genome, one interval contains:
- the deoC gene encoding deoxyribose-phosphate aldolase produces the protein MTTLDSGVDSLADVTSSEDRLRRFLLGLPGVDQVGAEARAATLSTRSIKTTAKAYALDLAISMIDLTTLEGQDTPGKVRALCAKAKRPDPADPTAPQVAAVCVYPDLVATAKRELQGSGINVASVATAFPSGRSSLAIKIQDTKDAVASGADEVDMVIDRGAFLSGRYAMVFDEIAAIREAAGDAHLKVILETGELVTYDNVRRASWLAMLAGADFIKTSTGKVSPAATLPVTLVMLEAVRDYHEATGLHIGVKPAGGIRTAKDAIKYLVTVNETAGPDWLDPELFRFGASSLLNDLLMQRTKLATGHYPGPDYFTLD, from the coding sequence GTGACCACACTCGACAGCGGCGTCGACAGCTTGGCCGACGTGACCTCGTCCGAGGATCGGCTGCGCCGGTTCCTGCTCGGGCTGCCGGGCGTCGACCAGGTCGGCGCGGAGGCCCGCGCCGCCACCCTGAGCACGCGGTCGATCAAGACCACCGCCAAGGCCTACGCACTCGACCTGGCGATCTCGATGATCGACCTGACCACGCTGGAGGGGCAGGACACCCCCGGCAAGGTGCGGGCCCTGTGCGCGAAGGCGAAACGGCCCGACCCGGCCGACCCGACGGCTCCGCAGGTCGCCGCGGTCTGTGTGTACCCGGACCTGGTCGCGACCGCGAAACGCGAGCTGCAGGGCTCCGGCATCAACGTGGCGAGTGTCGCAACCGCCTTCCCCAGCGGGCGTTCCAGCCTCGCGATCAAGATCCAGGACACCAAGGACGCGGTCGCGTCCGGCGCCGACGAGGTCGACATGGTGATCGACCGCGGCGCCTTCCTGTCCGGGCGGTACGCGATGGTCTTCGACGAGATCGCCGCGATCCGCGAGGCGGCCGGCGACGCGCATCTGAAGGTGATCCTGGAGACCGGCGAGCTGGTCACCTACGACAACGTCCGGCGGGCGTCCTGGCTGGCGATGCTGGCCGGCGCGGACTTCATCAAGACCTCCACCGGCAAGGTGTCCCCCGCGGCCACGCTGCCCGTCACGCTGGTGATGCTGGAGGCGGTCCGCGACTACCACGAGGCCACCGGACTGCACATCGGCGTCAAGCCGGCCGGCGGGATCCGGACCGCGAAGGACGCGATCAAGTACCTGGTCACCGTGAACGAGACGGCCGGACCGGACTGGCTGGACCCGGAGCTGTTCCGCTTCGGGGCGTCCAGCCTGCTGAACGACCTGCTGATGCAACGCACCAAGCTGGCCACCGGGCACTACCCGGGCCCCGACTACTTCACCTTGGACTGA
- a CDS encoding PH domain-containing protein: MKSKSPESEQYLSASNRITGSIVIVIGVLGLVDILLEWRTATGLLVASVIGMFIVLTYVGLIRPSVTLSPENLLLRNHLRDHRIPWSKVTGVDVTDILRVHTDGDRLRAPGVQLVMRDLRKQRVGGRKLAADSSISKADFVVNRVEHHQEQYAGKSQGDVISGWAKPELAVFGVLAVIAVVAAVVR, translated from the coding sequence GTGAAGTCGAAATCGCCGGAGAGCGAGCAGTACCTGTCCGCCTCGAACCGGATCACCGGGTCCATCGTGATCGTGATCGGGGTGCTCGGCCTGGTCGACATACTGCTGGAGTGGCGGACCGCGACCGGGCTGCTGGTCGCCAGCGTCATCGGGATGTTCATCGTGCTGACGTACGTCGGACTGATCCGGCCGTCGGTCACCCTCAGCCCCGAGAACCTGCTGCTGCGTAACCACCTGCGCGACCACCGGATCCCGTGGTCGAAGGTGACCGGCGTCGATGTGACCGACATCCTCCGGGTACACACCGACGGCGACCGGCTCCGCGCCCCCGGCGTCCAGTTGGTCATGCGGGACCTTCGCAAGCAGCGGGTCGGCGGCCGCAAGCTCGCCGCGGACAGCTCGATCTCCAAGGCCGATTTCGTCGTCAACCGGGTCGAGCACCACCAGGAGCAGTACGCCGGGAAGTCCCAGGGCGACGTGATCAGCGGCTGGGCGAAGCCCGAGCTGGCCGTGTTCGGCGTCCTCGCCGTGATCGCGGTCGTCGCGGCCGTGGTCCGCTGA
- a CDS encoding alpha/beta hydrolase, which produces MLTRRAFVRTGAVAAATGVAAVAALETGVIPGRARVHDVLGLTGQDGVVPDVPAGPVVSGSFESFGRRTKVGYSVIYPDGYDASAELPVVLVLHGRGGDHTSAVNDLGIDRYLTAAVHAGTPPFALATVDGGQDSYWHRRADGNDPGFMLDQEFLPLLARSGLQTGRFGVLGWSMGGYGALLWVALHYWQRRVRPSAQAVAVGALSPALWRSYADAQPGAFDDPGDFERSQVFDRPSGFRDVAVRIDCGRDDPFADAARDLREQLQASGGQQAGVHTPGYWRRMLPDQLRFLGEKVGR; this is translated from the coding sequence GTGCTCACTCGCCGTGCATTCGTCCGCACCGGCGCCGTCGCTGCGGCGACCGGCGTCGCCGCGGTGGCTGCCCTGGAAACGGGCGTCATCCCCGGCCGCGCCCGGGTGCACGACGTTCTCGGTCTCACCGGCCAGGACGGCGTCGTACCCGACGTACCCGCGGGTCCGGTGGTGTCCGGGAGCTTCGAGTCGTTCGGCCGCCGTACGAAGGTCGGCTACAGCGTCATCTACCCGGACGGGTACGACGCATCGGCCGAACTGCCCGTCGTTCTCGTCCTGCACGGTCGTGGGGGCGACCACACGTCGGCCGTCAACGACCTCGGTATCGACCGCTATCTGACTGCCGCGGTCCACGCAGGTACGCCGCCGTTCGCGCTCGCGACCGTGGACGGCGGCCAGGACAGCTACTGGCATCGCCGGGCCGACGGCAACGACCCCGGATTCATGCTCGACCAGGAATTCCTTCCCCTACTGGCCCGTAGCGGGCTGCAGACCGGCCGGTTCGGCGTCCTCGGCTGGTCGATGGGCGGGTACGGCGCCCTGCTGTGGGTCGCCCTGCACTACTGGCAACGGCGGGTTCGGCCGTCCGCGCAAGCGGTCGCGGTCGGTGCGCTCAGCCCGGCGCTGTGGCGCAGCTACGCCGACGCACAGCCGGGGGCGTTCGACGACCCCGGGGATTTCGAGCGCAGCCAGGTGTTCGACCGGCCGAGCGGTTTCCGGGACGTTGCCGTCCGCATCGACTGCGGCCGCGACGACCCGTTCGCGGACGCCGCCCGGGACCTTCGCGAGCAGTTGCAGGCGTCCGGTGGGCAGCAGGCCGGCGTACACACTCCTGGCTACTGGCGGCGCATGCTCCCTGACCAACTGCGATTTCTGGGCGAAAAAGTCGGTCGCTGA
- a CDS encoding neutral zinc metallopeptidase, which produces MVNLSRTTLRGFATVAALAGLAATALPNAQAAQTSSTTNTAATSAAATTADPIFPISTPALVVGAPPAGADVTTKSSTLNLVRYNRLYKTGPVTPSKCKEVNVSMRTLAGVQAYVSQLYRCTYAAWALPLKQAGAAYKVAPKLVFYTAATANSYCGAVTRTSFFCGYNGKSWIYIYAPEIMSFWGQSPTLARAYATQVTSHEYGHAVQWLTGILGASWARQRAFSTYAAQMEESRRRELQASCLGGAVIGANKRYYPMSGGLYTQWLYVVNNSGDQPGYPRDHGSLKNHGFWSKAGFNASRSYTVAGNCNTWNANSTYVA; this is translated from the coding sequence ATGGTCAACCTCTCCCGTACCACCCTGCGCGGTTTCGCCACCGTCGCAGCCCTGGCCGGGCTCGCGGCGACGGCGCTGCCGAACGCCCAGGCCGCGCAGACCTCCAGCACGACCAACACGGCGGCCACGTCCGCTGCGGCGACGACCGCCGACCCGATTTTCCCGATCAGCACCCCTGCCCTCGTGGTCGGCGCCCCGCCGGCTGGTGCCGATGTGACGACCAAGTCGTCGACGCTGAACCTCGTGCGCTACAACCGCCTGTACAAGACGGGGCCGGTGACCCCGTCGAAGTGCAAGGAGGTCAACGTCTCGATGCGCACGCTCGCGGGCGTCCAGGCCTACGTCTCCCAGCTGTACAGGTGCACGTATGCCGCGTGGGCGCTGCCGCTGAAGCAGGCCGGTGCGGCGTACAAGGTGGCCCCGAAGCTGGTCTTCTACACCGCCGCCACCGCCAACTCCTACTGTGGTGCGGTCACGAGGACCTCGTTCTTCTGTGGCTACAACGGCAAGTCCTGGATCTACATCTACGCGCCCGAGATCATGAGCTTCTGGGGCCAGAGCCCGACCCTGGCGCGTGCCTACGCGACGCAGGTGACTTCGCACGAGTACGGTCACGCGGTCCAGTGGCTGACCGGCATCCTGGGTGCCTCGTGGGCGCGTCAGCGCGCGTTCAGCACGTACGCCGCGCAGATGGAGGAGAGCCGTCGTCGTGAGCTGCAGGCGTCCTGCCTCGGCGGGGCCGTAATCGGCGCGAACAAGCGCTACTACCCGATGAGCGGTGGCCTGTACACGCAGTGGCTGTACGTCGTCAACAACTCCGGCGACCAGCCGGGCTACCCGCGTGACCACGGCTCGCTGAAGAACCACGGCTTCTGGTCGAAGGCCGGCTTCAACGCGTCGCGCAGCTACACCGTCGCGGGCAACTGCAACACGTGGAACGCGAATTCCACGTACGTCGCCTGA
- a CDS encoding phospho-sugar mutase: MTDDLKAAAEAWLSEDPDPDTRAELEALLDSGDTSELADRFSGTLEFGTAGLRGAVGAGPNRMNRVVVIRAAAGLAAYLKAKGLTDGPVLIGYDARHKSDVFAQDTAAVMRGAGLDAVLLDRPAPTPVVAFGIGHLHAVAGVVVTASHNPPQDNGYKVYLGDGSQIVPPADAEIAAAIAAVGPLADVPRGDDWQTTGDDLLNAYLDRIAQLVPADAPRDLKVAYTPLHGVGRTLVEAAVARAGFAVPQVVASQADPDPDFPTVSFPNPEEPGAIDAALELARSMDADIAVANDPDADRCAVAIPDATAPGGWRMLRGDELGALLGEFLLAPRPDGVAACSIVSSSLLGKIAGSYGVRYVETLTGFKWIGRVPELVFGYEEALGYCVDPAAVKDKDGVSTLVRVLQLAAQAKAAGRTLLDLLDDLAVKYGLHATDQLSARVEDLSLIAQAMDRLRAAQPTTLGAYAVERIDDLSKGSESLPPTDGLRYTLSDGARVVVRPSGTEPKLKCYLEVVVPVTTDVTSARAQAATALAAVKTDLAAAAGI, encoded by the coding sequence GTGACCGATGATCTGAAGGCCGCCGCCGAAGCGTGGCTGAGCGAAGACCCCGACCCCGACACGCGCGCCGAACTCGAGGCGCTGCTGGACTCCGGGGACACTTCTGAGCTGGCCGACCGCTTCTCCGGCACCCTGGAGTTCGGTACGGCGGGTCTGCGCGGCGCCGTCGGCGCCGGACCGAACCGGATGAACCGGGTCGTCGTGATCCGCGCCGCCGCCGGGCTCGCGGCGTACCTGAAGGCGAAGGGGCTCACCGACGGCCCGGTCCTGATCGGGTACGACGCCCGCCACAAGTCGGACGTGTTCGCGCAGGACACGGCGGCCGTGATGCGCGGCGCCGGCCTGGACGCCGTACTGCTCGACCGGCCGGCCCCGACGCCGGTCGTCGCCTTCGGGATCGGGCACCTGCACGCGGTGGCCGGCGTGGTCGTGACCGCGTCGCACAACCCGCCGCAGGACAACGGCTACAAGGTCTACCTGGGTGACGGTTCGCAGATCGTGCCGCCGGCCGACGCCGAGATCGCGGCCGCGATCGCCGCTGTCGGCCCGCTGGCCGACGTACCGCGGGGCGACGACTGGCAGACGACCGGGGACGACCTGCTGAACGCCTACCTGGACCGGATCGCCCAGCTGGTGCCGGCCGATGCGCCAAGGGACCTGAAGGTCGCCTACACGCCGCTGCACGGCGTCGGGCGGACCCTGGTCGAGGCCGCGGTCGCCCGCGCCGGATTCGCCGTACCGCAGGTGGTCGCGTCGCAGGCCGACCCGGACCCGGACTTCCCGACGGTCTCGTTCCCGAACCCGGAGGAGCCGGGCGCGATCGACGCCGCGCTGGAGCTCGCGCGTTCGATGGACGCCGATATCGCGGTCGCGAACGACCCGGATGCGGACCGGTGCGCGGTCGCCATCCCGGACGCGACGGCGCCTGGTGGCTGGCGGATGCTGCGCGGGGACGAGCTCGGCGCGCTCCTCGGTGAGTTCCTGCTCGCGCCCCGGCCGGATGGGGTCGCCGCGTGCTCGATCGTTTCGTCGTCACTGCTCGGCAAGATCGCGGGGTCGTACGGCGTCCGGTACGTCGAGACATTGACCGGGTTCAAGTGGATCGGGCGGGTGCCGGAGCTGGTCTTCGGCTACGAGGAGGCGCTCGGGTACTGCGTGGATCCGGCGGCCGTGAAGGACAAGGACGGCGTGTCGACGCTGGTCCGGGTGCTGCAGCTGGCCGCGCAGGCGAAGGCGGCGGGACGCACGCTGCTCGACCTGCTGGACGATCTCGCGGTCAAGTACGGACTGCACGCGACCGACCAACTGTCGGCGCGGGTCGAGGATCTTTCACTGATTGCCCAGGCGATGGACCGGCTCCGCGCCGCGCAGCCTACGACACTCGGGGCGTACGCGGTCGAGCGGATCGACGACCTGAGCAAGGGGTCGGAGTCGTTGCCCCCGACGGACGGGCTGCGGTACACGCTGTCCGACGGCGCACGCGTGGTCGTGCGCCCGTCGGGTACGGAGCCCAAGCTGAAGTGCTACCTCGAGGTGGTCGTCCCGGTCACGACGGACGTCACCTCGGCACGTGCTCAGGCGGCCACCGCGTTGGCAGCCGTCAAGACCGACCTGGCTGCCGCGGCAGGTATCTAG
- a CDS encoding gamma-glutamylcyclotransferase — translation MTLYAAFASNLDPNLMSERCPYSPLRGTGWITGWRLTFGGEELGWEGAMATVVEDPAEPANQVFVALYDIHPKDVERLDEWEWIDQGVYRKIQVRVQTLDGEQLAWMYVLNAYEGGLPSARYLGILAEAAEAAGAPDDYVADIRSRPCQSSGH, via the coding sequence GTGACCCTGTACGCCGCGTTTGCGTCGAATCTGGACCCGAACCTGATGTCCGAGCGGTGCCCGTACTCGCCACTGCGCGGGACCGGCTGGATCACCGGCTGGCGCCTCACCTTCGGCGGCGAGGAGCTCGGTTGGGAGGGCGCGATGGCCACCGTGGTCGAGGACCCGGCCGAGCCCGCCAACCAGGTCTTCGTGGCGCTGTACGACATCCACCCCAAGGACGTCGAGCGCCTGGACGAGTGGGAGTGGATCGACCAGGGGGTCTACCGCAAGATCCAGGTCCGGGTGCAGACCCTGGACGGCGAGCAGCTGGCCTGGATGTACGTGCTGAACGCCTACGAGGGCGGTCTGCCCTCGGCCCGCTACCTGGGCATCCTGGCCGAGGCCGCCGAAGCGGCCGGGGCTCCCGACGACTACGTGGCGGACATCCGCTCACGGCCCTGTCAGTCGTCGGGTCATTAG
- a CDS encoding NAD(P)H-quinone dehydrogenase has protein sequence MARVVIIGGGPGGYEAASAAAQLGGEVTVVDSDGIGGSAVLTDCVPSKTLIATAEVMTEVEEAGELGVRVDDGDDDPANSVRVDLSVVNQRVKALATAQSEGISRRLESDKIRIVKGRGRLDGPETVVVGDERLHADVILIATGARPRILQGSEPDGERILTWEQVYELEELPERLIVVGSGVTGAEFASAYDALGSDVVLVSSRDRVLPGEDADAAAVLEDVFKRRGLTVLSKSRAESVKRKGDGVVVTLTDGRKVEGSHALLAVGSLPNTDDMNLVESGVSLTDGGFVQVDKVSRTTARGVYAAGDCTGVLMLASVAAMQGRIAMAHSLGDAVTPLDQSTVSANVFTAPEIATVGLTQAVVDAGGSTAMVVKVPLADNARAKMQGVRDGFVKLFCLPNTGIVVGGVVVAPRASELIHPISLAVGARLTVDQVAQAFTVYPSVSGSVAEAARRLHLRS, from the coding sequence GTGGCGCGAGTTGTGATCATCGGAGGCGGTCCAGGCGGGTACGAAGCGGCCAGTGCGGCCGCCCAGCTGGGCGGGGAGGTAACGGTCGTCGATTCCGACGGGATCGGCGGTTCAGCCGTGCTCACCGACTGCGTACCGAGCAAAACCCTGATCGCCACCGCGGAGGTGATGACCGAGGTGGAGGAGGCCGGGGAGCTGGGCGTCCGGGTGGACGACGGCGACGATGACCCGGCGAACTCCGTGCGTGTCGATCTCTCTGTCGTCAACCAACGGGTGAAAGCGCTCGCCACCGCCCAGTCCGAGGGCATCTCGCGACGGCTGGAGAGCGACAAGATCCGGATCGTCAAGGGTCGCGGCCGCCTGGACGGGCCGGAAACCGTGGTGGTCGGCGACGAGCGCCTGCACGCCGACGTGATCCTGATCGCTACTGGTGCAAGGCCCCGCATCCTCCAGGGCTCCGAGCCGGACGGCGAGCGGATCCTGACCTGGGAACAGGTCTACGAGCTCGAGGAACTGCCCGAGCGGCTGATCGTGGTCGGCTCCGGTGTCACCGGTGCGGAGTTCGCCAGCGCGTACGACGCGCTCGGCAGCGACGTCGTCCTGGTCTCGTCGCGGGACCGCGTGCTCCCCGGTGAAGACGCTGACGCGGCAGCAGTCCTGGAGGACGTGTTCAAGCGGCGCGGACTCACGGTCCTGAGCAAGTCCCGGGCCGAGTCGGTCAAGCGGAAGGGCGACGGTGTCGTGGTGACGCTGACCGACGGCCGGAAGGTCGAGGGGTCGCATGCCCTGCTCGCGGTCGGGTCGCTGCCGAACACCGACGACATGAATCTGGTCGAGTCGGGCGTGTCGCTGACCGACGGCGGCTTCGTCCAGGTCGACAAGGTCTCCCGGACCACGGCCCGCGGCGTCTACGCGGCCGGCGACTGCACCGGCGTACTGATGCTCGCCTCGGTGGCCGCGATGCAGGGCCGGATCGCGATGGCGCACTCGCTCGGCGACGCCGTCACCCCGTTGGACCAGTCAACGGTCTCCGCGAACGTCTTCACGGCTCCCGAGATCGCGACGGTCGGCCTGACCCAGGCGGTGGTCGACGCCGGCGGCAGTACGGCGATGGTCGTGAAGGTGCCGCTGGCCGACAACGCCCGCGCCAAGATGCAGGGCGTCCGCGACGGTTTCGTCAAACTCTTCTGCCTCCCCAACACCGGCATCGTGGTCGGCGGCGTGGTCGTGGCTCCCCGCGCCAGCGAACTCATCCACCCCATCTCGCTGGCCGTCGGTGCCCGCCTGACGGTCGACCAGGTGGCGCAAGCCTTCACCGTCTATCCCTCGGTCTCCGGCTCCGTCGCCGAAGCCGCCCGCCGTCTGCACCTGCGCTCATGA
- a CDS encoding muconolactone Delta-isomerase family protein, whose product MKFLVLWQMELSLLSPEMARAVGAMPEYGERLQREGKVLSRYHVVGSHGGAWIYDVDSHEEFERLLGRAPVFNFARYTVHALAEMQSPRPTD is encoded by the coding sequence ATGAAGTTCCTGGTGCTGTGGCAGATGGAGTTGAGTCTGCTCTCGCCCGAGATGGCGCGGGCCGTGGGGGCGATGCCGGAGTACGGCGAGCGGCTGCAGCGGGAGGGAAAGGTGCTGTCGCGGTACCACGTCGTCGGCTCGCACGGTGGGGCGTGGATCTACGACGTGGACTCGCACGAGGAGTTCGAACGCTTGCTGGGTCGGGCGCCGGTGTTCAACTTCGCGCGGTACACGGTGCATGCACTGGCCGAGATGCAATCCCCGCGCCCGACCGATTGA
- a CDS encoding helix-turn-helix domain-containing protein → MFEDRSDLAVDRHLVVSGRLRTRRLQLGLTQKQLVSRLARRGIKTTNKTLSSFEHGAGVDVVRLPELAGALDCTVTYLLGLTEDPARWEPDRSGVLDNRPVARPAVLNSPGLVSRPDAHWILGPDVPARPPRR, encoded by the coding sequence ATGTTCGAGGATCGCAGCGACCTCGCCGTCGACCGGCATCTGGTCGTCAGCGGTCGGTTGCGCACGCGGCGCCTGCAACTCGGGCTGACGCAGAAGCAGTTGGTCAGCCGGCTGGCGCGACGCGGAATCAAGACCACCAACAAGACCTTGTCGAGTTTCGAGCACGGCGCCGGCGTCGACGTCGTCCGCCTGCCGGAGCTCGCCGGTGCGCTCGACTGCACCGTCACCTACCTGCTCGGCCTGACCGAGGACCCGGCCCGCTGGGAGCCCGATCGCTCCGGCGTGCTGGACAACCGTCCGGTCGCGCGGCCCGCGGTGCTGAACTCACCAGGCCTGGTCAGCCGTCCGGACGCTCACTGGATCCTGGGCCCGGACGTGCCGGCCCGGCCGCCCAGACGCTGA
- a CDS encoding DUF6390 family protein, with product MNGPALFVRYAFAPNRLGYCGPVDASALLERWTGTGFRAVAKQFEGAWPQLRTIAAATGTADPLDHDVVEAYWIGNRLLDRAGDGQGGLPHHSFQVFCLYPWANLLLDERRAEHALEVLDQCRIRWGRVITVRADQVVVESRPLVWDGTTLTLGVSGRETARVSVDGVSLVGPLHPGDWVSLHWEWVCDRLTATQLVALRHYSAYHLGLVNQRLGGRAGTSGPRIQ from the coding sequence GTGAACGGGCCGGCCTTGTTCGTCCGGTACGCGTTCGCGCCGAACCGGCTCGGGTACTGCGGTCCAGTGGACGCCAGCGCGCTCCTCGAGCGCTGGACCGGCACGGGGTTCCGTGCCGTGGCGAAGCAGTTCGAGGGCGCTTGGCCCCAACTGCGGACGATCGCCGCGGCCACGGGTACGGCGGATCCACTCGACCACGACGTCGTCGAGGCGTATTGGATCGGCAACCGCCTGCTGGACCGGGCCGGCGACGGTCAGGGCGGCCTGCCCCATCACAGCTTCCAGGTGTTCTGCCTGTATCCGTGGGCCAACCTGCTGCTCGACGAACGCCGTGCCGAGCACGCGCTCGAGGTACTCGACCAGTGCCGGATCCGGTGGGGCCGGGTGATCACGGTCAGGGCCGACCAGGTCGTCGTGGAATCGCGGCCGCTGGTGTGGGACGGCACGACGCTCACTCTCGGCGTGTCCGGCCGGGAGACGGCGAGGGTCAGTGTCGACGGCGTGAGCCTGGTCGGTCCCCTGCACCCGGGCGACTGGGTCTCGCTGCACTGGGAGTGGGTCTGCGACCGGCTGACCGCGACCCAGTTGGTTGCCTTACGCCACTATTCGGCGTACCACCTGGGACTGGTCAATCAGCGTCTGGGCGGCCGGGCCGGCACGTCCGGGCCCAGGATCCAGTGA
- a CDS encoding HypC/HybG/HupF family hydrogenase formation chaperone has product MCLGIPGRVVGSPDDADVGPVEVAGVVRDINLSLLDGPFAPGEYVLIHSGFAIERMSAQRAADSLAFFGADL; this is encoded by the coding sequence ATGTGCCTAGGCATCCCGGGCCGGGTGGTCGGCAGCCCGGACGACGCGGACGTCGGCCCGGTCGAGGTGGCGGGCGTCGTCCGGGACATCAACCTGTCCCTGCTCGACGGCCCGTTCGCTCCCGGTGAGTACGTGCTGATCCACAGCGGCTTCGCGATCGAGCGGATGTCGGCGCAGCGGGCCGCCGACTCGCTCGCGTTCTTCGGGGCCGACCTGTGA
- a CDS encoding hydrogenase maturation protease: protein MTVLVAGLGNIFSSDDGFGVAVVDELSRRSLPAEVEVRDFGIRGIHLAYQLLEPYDLVVLVDAVQRGGPPGTVYLIEAEPGAEPGEDVPMDAHDLGPDAVLSLVPRLGGTVGPVVVVGCEPAGIDPGIGLSPAVQDAVGTAVQMVIDVVTGQGES from the coding sequence ATGACTGTTTTGGTCGCCGGGCTGGGCAACATCTTCAGCTCCGACGACGGTTTCGGCGTCGCGGTCGTCGACGAGCTGTCCCGCCGGTCCCTGCCGGCCGAGGTCGAGGTGCGGGACTTCGGGATCCGTGGCATCCACCTGGCCTATCAACTCCTGGAGCCGTACGACCTCGTCGTACTGGTCGACGCGGTCCAGCGGGGCGGTCCGCCCGGCACGGTCTACCTGATCGAGGCCGAGCCGGGCGCCGAACCCGGAGAGGACGTGCCGATGGACGCCCACGACCTCGGACCGGACGCTGTGCTCTCGCTTGTGCCGCGGCTTGGTGGCACCGTGGGACCTGTGGTGGTGGTCGGGTGCGAACCGGCGGGTATCGACCCCGGGATCGGACTCTCACCGGCCGTGCAGGACGCGGTCGGCACCGCCGTACAGATGGTGATCGACGTGGTCACCGGACAGGGAGAGAGCTGA
- a CDS encoding DUF6084 family protein, protein MVDLDFTCTGSEADRYAATPSIRLRLRIEETTGTPVHALALRCQIRIEPIRRRYNDEEAEGLADLFGDRSRWGETLKPLQLAFVTQMVPGFTRATEVDLNLPCSYDFDVAAHKYLYAVREHGVPLLLLFNGTIFTGSPGTLSVTPVAWQKETTYSLPVAVWREAMDQHFPGAAWLRLRQDTFDLLYRYRTREALPGWDDAIERLLKEQLE, encoded by the coding sequence GTGGTTGACCTGGACTTCACCTGCACCGGCTCCGAGGCCGATCGGTACGCCGCGACCCCGTCGATCCGGCTGCGCCTGCGGATCGAAGAGACGACCGGTACGCCGGTACACGCGTTGGCGTTGCGCTGCCAGATCAGGATCGAGCCGATCCGGCGCCGGTACAACGACGAGGAAGCCGAAGGCCTGGCCGACCTGTTCGGCGACCGGTCCCGCTGGGGTGAGACGTTGAAGCCGTTGCAACTGGCGTTCGTCACCCAGATGGTCCCCGGCTTCACCCGAGCCACGGAGGTCGACCTCAACCTGCCGTGCAGCTACGACTTCGACGTCGCCGCCCACAAGTACCTGTACGCCGTCCGAGAGCACGGCGTACCGCTGTTGCTGCTCTTCAACGGGACCATCTTCACCGGCAGCCCCGGCACCCTCTCGGTGACACCGGTCGCCTGGCAGAAGGAGACGACGTACTCGCTGCCGGTTGCGGTGTGGCGGGAGGCGATGGACCAGCACTTCCCGGGTGCCGCGTGGCTGCGGCTGCGACAGGACACCTTCGATCTGCTGTACCGCTACCGCACGCGGGAAGCGTTGCCCGGCTGGGACGACGCGATCGAGCGACTCCTGAAGGAACAGCTGGAATGA
- a CDS encoding DUF5947 family protein has translation MTPRSTLRSLARSKPLPAVDPVAVLREYTGGVREQLAPGEQCEMCAVPIGPEHSHLADIQDHRLLCACRACYLLFTDGGASHGHYRVIPESYRANLDFTLSPAQWDAMGIPVNLAFLFYQSDQGRYVAFYPSPGGATESLLDLAGWNEVVAGDPRLQELVPDVEAVLLRRIDGTFECHLVPIDACYELVGIVRQYWEGFAGGEDVWRRIDAFFAGIQERSRG, from the coding sequence GTGACGCCGCGGTCGACCCTGCGTTCACTGGCGCGATCCAAACCCCTGCCGGCCGTCGATCCGGTGGCGGTTCTTCGCGAGTACACCGGTGGGGTCCGCGAGCAGTTGGCTCCGGGCGAGCAGTGCGAGATGTGCGCCGTACCGATCGGTCCCGAGCATTCACACCTGGCCGACATCCAGGATCACCGGCTGTTGTGCGCCTGCCGCGCCTGCTACCTGTTGTTCACCGACGGCGGCGCGTCGCACGGCCACTACCGAGTGATCCCCGAAAGCTACCGGGCCAACCTGGACTTCACGCTGTCGCCGGCCCAGTGGGACGCGATGGGGATCCCGGTCAACCTGGCGTTCCTCTTCTACCAGTCCGATCAGGGCCGGTATGTCGCTTTCTACCCGAGCCCGGGCGGCGCCACCGAGTCGCTGCTCGACCTGGCCGGCTGGAACGAGGTCGTGGCCGGCGATCCCCGGCTGCAGGAGCTGGTCCCGGACGTCGAGGCCGTGCTGCTGCGCCGGATCGACGGCACGTTCGAGTGCCACCTGGTCCCCATCGACGCGTGCTACGAGCTGGTCGGGATCGTGCGCCAGTACTGGGAAGGCTTCGCCGGCGGCGAGGACGTCTGGCGGCGGATCGACGCGTTCTTCGCCGGGATCCAGGAGCGCAGCCGTGGTTGA